The DNA segment GCCTACGCCTGAGACAGAAAACGGGACTGGAGCCAAGCTTCTTGGCCTTTCTTCTTCTACCTCCATCTCCTCAGAGGCACCTGCAAGGCATGGACTAGCTCCCTGGGGCCTGGGCCCAAAACCGTTTTCTTCTTGGGGACTGGAGCAGTCCATGGCTTCATGGGCCTGAACAGGTGGTAGGGCAGATGCTCGGAATGGCGGGATCTCTCTTACTCTGTACTTGAGACTACTGAGGCGTGGTGGGGGCCCGTCAGATAGTGAATCTTCTCGGCCCACAAATGGACAGGCCTCTTGATGCAAGAACTCTGGTGAACCAGGCAAAGAACGCCACCGGCGAGCAGGTGGGGCCAGGGGCTCCTGCCAATCAGCCAGAGGCAGAGTTCCAGGCCCTGGTGCATCTAGGTCAAATACCAGGGagatgacagacttgctgggcaGGTCAAAGAACTTGATCTTGCCACCCTTGAGGTCCTGGCGAGCACTGAAAGGGTTGATTTTGGGGGTGCGGACAGTACCACCTCGTTGTGGCTGATAGTAGGGGTCCAAGACGTTTACTGTACGTGGGGGCTTACGGGAAAAGATGTCTGACTGGCTTCGAGACAGCCAGATATTACGTCTTGGGCGTGGGGACTTGGGAGGGATCTTGTCATCCAGTGAGCTCAGTCGCTTTACACCAGGTCCCTTCTCCAAGAGTCCTGAAAAACAGTCAAGCCAGGGTTACTCACACTAGTCATGACAAACAGAAGCAGCACCTTGTGCCACAAAGTGTTTCACCAGTGAGAAACAAGAGAGGCAATATGCCAAGTCATAACTCTGAAGAGTCCCATACTTTTTCCATcatcccctgcccctctgcctttcttctgGACATGAGATCCTGCAATGAGCCCTAGAGAGGAAGGCCCCACATCCTAATTTCTTCCCTTGGGATCAGGTGAAACACTATGGTCTAATCTCTTACCCTTGGCTGTGGGCTGCAGCTTCCTGTCCGTCTCCAGCTCTTCTTCCTGTAGATGGCTCAGAATTTCCTCCAAGGTCTTCCCAATCTCCGCAAAGGATGGGCGTAGTTTGGGGTCCATCTGTGGTCATCCACACCAGCCATTAGCCCTGCGCTCCTATTTTCCACCCCAAGGATGGcgtttgagtctgtttctggcaTCTTTTAAGATTCAGGTGTGCAGCTAAGCTCTTTTCTGAAGGCCCCAGGCCATGAGGATGATTCCCAGAGCTAAGGTCAGGGGAGATGCTGTTGTCTAATACCCTCCCCTATCAGCACCCTTTCTGTATGGGTCTTATCCCCTTGTTGGGCACAGAACCCTCCGAAAGAGTACGCTTAACAttagtttgttctgtttttgagtTCTGCTGCTAACATGTTTCTGGGAGCTACCTGAGGAAAGCCCAGCTACCCCTTGGTCATAACAGGTAGGTCCAGCCCCAGAGCTGTATAAAGTGAGGGTTAACAAAAGTTCTTCCCATAGGCCTTAAGACCAGCTGGACCCAAAGTCCAATCGAAACCTGACCAGAGCTCTATCAGTATCGAAAACAAGAGGTGGTAAGTCTACCCTGCAGGCTGAAGACTACAATACAAAgcagttttccttttcttggtcCGGGGCTCTGGACTATCTGTTAGGCCTGGAGGAGGGGATGTGGGCACTGCCACTCATCAGTGAAAATGAGGCTCCTCGTGAACCTTAATGAGCAGCTTGTCCCTACAGTCCTAACCAGGTGAAAGGGGTTCAGCCAGCCCCTGACCaaagctgggggaaggggagggagacactCACATTACAGCAGTTGAAGGTGAGCTGCAGAAATTCTGGGGGACAGTCTCCCACCATATGCTGGAAAGCGTCATAGTCTAATCCGAAGTTCTGTGGATGGGTatggtggggaggggacattGGTAGACTGGTCATTAATCCCTCCACCCATCCTGGCCTGCTTAGGAGAGGCTGAGAATTGCCCCAAAGAAGTAACCACACAGACAGTTCCAGCAACTCCACCCCAGTAACAACAGTTCCATAGCCTCAAAACCAGCCCCATCCCAGTGGCACTGTCCCCTATGCCTGCAGCTCACCTCTGTGCGAGGAAGGTAGTCCGGATCAGCTTGGATGCGGGCGATGATCTCACAGAGGATGATACCATAAGAGAACACGTCCGCCTGGTGGGTAGtaagacctcagtttccttctcagtGGGGTGAGAGTAGGGTCTGTGTCCCTCAGGTCTGCCTGCCCAGGCCTAAGCCCTGTATTTCATTCAGTTCATTTACTGGGTAGCTGCCAAGTACCAACCCTGCTCTGAGCAGGATGTAGATACTTACCGTGAACATACAGGGTGATTGATCCTGGACACTTTCCTGATAAGAGTGGATTCTAAGGAGAACCAGGCCCTGGGCTCCCCAGACTCACCTTTTCATTGTAGGGCTCATCTCGGAGAACCTCAGGTGCCATCCAGAAGGGTGAGCCCACTACAGCCAGCTTCTCATTCCCCatgctgtggggtgggggtgaggggagagattATATGGAGAATGAGCTCACCACTGTCTGGTGCAATGGGATATCTGACCATTGGGAATTCTTCTCCCTGAAGAATGGACACAGACTAAGACTGACCAAATTTAGGGAGCTGAGATTGAACTGTAACCAAGTTCTGGCCTCTGGGGAGGAAGCTGGcgtttttcctttgcttcagtCTCTTCTGTGACCCCAGCACCTATTAGGGCTACCCACCTGACGTCAGGAATCTTCTCAGCCAGGCCAAAGTCAGCTACCACTGCAGAGTAACCATTCTCATCCCTCTTTATCAGGCAGTTCTAGGGTTCCCAAAGAAGAAGACAATGTGGCTCAGAAGGGGGACCAGCCAGCCATAGTGTtaccaccacccctccctgccacagGGCACCTTGTCTTCTCCTTGGTGAAACTACACTCAGGCTGACCCAGTGGTCAGACCTGGGACTCCATCAGCCATGTGAAATGAGTTAGGCCTGGATCTTGGGTGGCTGCCATAAGAGTCATATgcttcaaacaaatatttatctttgcttttatatACTAAGCATGGATCTAAGTGCCAGAGAAAGCTCAATGAACAAACATCTTTGTCCTCTTGGAGCTTACAATCTAGTGGAGGAAGACGGACTATCAGGTCCCTGCCTcccattctcttttcctcagaaTGCAGAGACCCAAAGTAATGTAAGTGTAGGACAAGTGCCAGGCCTGCACTACCTTTCATTGCCCAGAGGATCACAACCAACCTCCTCAATGGCATTAAAAGTCTATGATCTGGCTCCAACAACTGGCCTGCCCCCTACCCCCCGCTGCTGCTCCTATGCACACATCTCCATCTAAACTTGTCACAGACAAACCTGACCTGTGAAGCCTGAACAGCCCCTTCAAGCCTTTGTCTTTGCTTCTATTGCTTCTTTCCATTTGGAATGTTCTCTCAACTCTCCTTTTCATCTcagattttatgtgttttaagGTAAGTGACCTTTCCATCCTGTCGTCTCCAGCTCTCACCACCCTCTCTCTTCTCAGCTCCTTTAACAACTCCTCTATGCCACTTCCTCTTACAGTCTAACAGAGAGCAGGTTCTGGTTCAGGCCCTGCACTCAACTCATGAGAGAGGCTCAGGATGTGCTCACCGAACAAATGCTGCTGTCCCCAGAGAAAAGATGAACACAAATGGCTTGTAAATAAACACAGATCAGCAACCGGCTCTCCCCAAACAGCTACATTCAAAATAGCCCTACACCACTCGCTCATGAGGCACCTCACACCACCTTCTTCCTCCAAAGGCAGGAGAGAGTAGGGATCCTTGGCTCAGGGACATTTCTGGGGCCAGCAAGACCCTAT comes from the Acinonyx jubatus isolate Ajub_Pintada_27869175 chromosome C1, VMU_Ajub_asm_v1.0, whole genome shotgun sequence genome and includes:
- the TESK2 gene encoding dual specificity testis-specific protein kinase 2 isoform X2 — translated: MDRSKRNSIAGFPPRVERLEDLEGGGGGDGNMTQVGRVWPSSYRALISAFSRLTRLDDFTCEKIGSGFFSEVFKVRHRASGQVMALKMNTLSSNRANMLKEVQLMNRLSHPNILRFMGVCVHQGQLHALTENCLIKRDENGYSAVVADFGLAEKIPDVSMGNEKLAVVGSPFWMAPEVLRDEPYNEKADVFSYGIILCEIIARIQADPDYLPRTENFGLDYDAFQHMVGDCPPEFLQLTFNCCNMDPKLRPSFAEIGKTLEEILSHLQEEELETDRKLQPTAKGLLEKGPGVKRLSSLDDKIPPKSPRPRRNIWLSRSQSDIFSRKPPRTVNVLDPYYQPQRGGTVRTPKINPFSARQDLKGGKIKFFDLPSKSVISLVFDLDAPGPGTLPLADWQEPLAPPARRWRSLPGSPEFLHQEACPFVGREDSLSDGPPPRLSSLKYRVREIPPFRASALPPVQAHEAMDCSSPQEENGFGPRPQGASPCLAGASEEMEVEEERPRSLAPVPFSVSGVGLKTQGEQDG
- the TESK2 gene encoding dual specificity testis-specific protein kinase 2 isoform X1 gives rise to the protein MDRSKRNSIAGFPPRVERLEDLEGGGGGDGNMTQVGRVWPSSYRALISAFSRLTRLDDFTCEKIGSGFFSEVFKVRHRASGQVMALKMNTLSSNRANMLKEVQLMNRLSHPNILRFMGVCVHQGQLHALTEYINSGNLEQLLDSNLHLPWTVRVKLAYDIAVGLSYLHFKGIFHRDLTSKNCLIKRDENGYSAVVADFGLAEKIPDVSMGNEKLAVVGSPFWMAPEVLRDEPYNEKADVFSYGIILCEIIARIQADPDYLPRTENFGLDYDAFQHMVGDCPPEFLQLTFNCCNMDPKLRPSFAEIGKTLEEILSHLQEEELETDRKLQPTAKGLLEKGPGVKRLSSLDDKIPPKSPRPRRNIWLSRSQSDIFSRKPPRTVNVLDPYYQPQRGGTVRTPKINPFSARQDLKGGKIKFFDLPSKSVISLVFDLDAPGPGTLPLADWQEPLAPPARRWRSLPGSPEFLHQEACPFVGREDSLSDGPPPRLSSLKYRVREIPPFRASALPPVQAHEAMDCSSPQEENGFGPRPQGASPCLAGASEEMEVEEERPRSLAPVPFSVSGVGLKTQGEQDG
- the TESK2 gene encoding dual specificity testis-specific protein kinase 2 isoform X3; the encoded protein is MALKMNTLSSNRANMLKEVQLMNRLSHPNILRFMGVCVHQGQLHALTEYINSGNLEQLLDSNLHLPWTVRVKLAYDIAVGLSYLHFKGIFHRDLTSKNCLIKRDENGYSAVVADFGLAEKIPDVSMGNEKLAVVGSPFWMAPEVLRDEPYNEKADVFSYGIILCEIIARIQADPDYLPRTENFGLDYDAFQHMVGDCPPEFLQLTFNCCNMDPKLRPSFAEIGKTLEEILSHLQEEELETDRKLQPTAKGLLEKGPGVKRLSSLDDKIPPKSPRPRRNIWLSRSQSDIFSRKPPRTVNVLDPYYQPQRGGTVRTPKINPFSARQDLKGGKIKFFDLPSKSVISLVFDLDAPGPGTLPLADWQEPLAPPARRWRSLPGSPEFLHQEACPFVGREDSLSDGPPPRLSSLKYRVREIPPFRASALPPVQAHEAMDCSSPQEENGFGPRPQGASPCLAGASEEMEVEEERPRSLAPVPFSVSGVGLKTQGEQDG